In a single window of the Candidatus Flexicrinis proximus genome:
- a CDS encoding winged helix-turn-helix transcriptional regulator, with product MAIPSDNELALLHDHICQALSDPRRIQIMYALNESRRHVSAIADALGIPQPAVSRHLAVLRQRGLVSAGREGAAVFYYLADPHIIQILDMMRQLLRDTMDRQAGSLVSQE from the coding sequence ATGGCCATCCCATCAGATAATGAGTTGGCGCTCCTGCACGACCACATCTGTCAGGCACTAAGCGATCCCCGCCGCATACAGATCATGTATGCCCTCAACGAATCGCGCCGCCACGTCTCGGCCATCGCCGACGCGCTGGGGATTCCGCAGCCCGCCGTCTCCCGCCATCTCGCCGTCCTGCGCCAGCGCGGGCTGGTCTCGGCAGGGCGCGAGGGTGCCGCAGTGTTCTACTACTTGGCGGATCCGCACATCATTCAAATCCTGGACATGATGCGCCAGCTCCTGCGCGACACCATGGATCGCCAGGCCGGGTCTCTCGTCAGCCAGGAGTAA
- the pulA gene encoding pullulanase-type alpha-1,6-glucosidase, whose protein sequence is MKSVWKALGLFGIFAVLVVGGVVAQENKDGFPEPELVTLPGTFQDAIGCPGEWQPECEAAALTKNVDSGVWEGSFDIPAGNYEYKVALDGAWERNYGAGGEPNGPNFALSLSEDMLVAFTYDHVTGLVTDSVNGALEVPDEPAQTAVVIPTMVNVPGTIQPQLGCPGEWQPECEASALTYVEAFGIFERTHQITAGSYEYKVAIDGGWGENYGGTADAGGANIALNLSEDTAVTFIYSPETHWIMDDVRHQIVTAPGSYQDELGCPSDWAADCMLSWLQDVDGDGIYSLSTNALPAGDYEAQAAVGRAVGEGAEKINFNVPADGETISFTYDSGLGVMVISAGGASISAGNLKERRAHWVSADTIAWDVEADSDLSYKLLYSPDAEIELTLFGLGGNFEMYDLSVSAAGLPESAAAKFPHLASYSAFTLGADALAETADILRGQFAIAVFNGDALADISGLQIAGVLDDLYTYDGPLGVTFADGVPTLTVWAPTAQTVSLNLFTDASAGTEPSVVEMARDDVSGTWSVTGEAGWTGQYYTYNVRVFAPSEMAMVDNQVTDPYSVNLSQNSRHSQIVDLNSAELMPDGWLTLEKPEYGDAFEDITVYELHIRDFSVFDESVPQDLRGTYGAFTVSDSNGMLHLGALADAGLTHLQLLPSFDLATINENRARHFEPDTALLASLPADSDQQQAELEPIRDLDGFNWGYDPYHYMTPEGSYASSANGTARIVEYRAMVQAINRAGLRVVQDVVFNHTNSSGQGTRSVLDKVVPGYYHRLDASGNVTRSTCCENTATEHAMMRRLMVDTIVLNAVQYKIDGFRFDLMGHHMLADMVAVREALDSLTIEKDGVDGSQVYIYGEGWNFGEVADNVRGVNATQLNIGGTGIGVFNDRLRDAVRGGSPFGDRDLQGLGNGIYTDPNGINDLNADLERALLFADRVKVGLAGNLRDFRFVAGTGEEVTGADIDYNGAPAGYTLDPQENIVYVDKHDNETLFDNMLYRLAPGTTMDEIVRMQILSQSFTLYAQGVPFMQAGSDILRSKSMDRNSYNSGDWFNRIDWTYQSNNFGVGLPPSGDNSSQWDVMRPILNNPEYRPGSEDIILNMLAFREMLQVRYSSPLFRLHSAEEIQARVSFPNSGPEQIPGVVVMRLSDMVGENLDPAYAQIVVVFNGGDEAHSFTDSSLAGSAFVLHPTLQASVDAVVSTATYDAASGTFSVPALTAAVFVLPE, encoded by the coding sequence ATGAAGTCCGTGTGGAAAGCCTTAGGACTATTCGGGATTTTCGCGGTGCTGGTGGTCGGCGGCGTGGTGGCACAGGAGAACAAGGACGGGTTTCCTGAGCCGGAACTGGTGACGCTGCCAGGGACGTTCCAGGATGCGATCGGGTGCCCCGGCGAGTGGCAGCCGGAGTGCGAGGCGGCAGCGCTGACGAAGAACGTGGACAGCGGAGTGTGGGAAGGGTCGTTCGACATCCCGGCCGGAAACTACGAATATAAGGTCGCGCTGGATGGCGCGTGGGAGCGGAATTACGGAGCGGGCGGCGAGCCGAACGGGCCGAACTTCGCCCTGAGTCTCAGCGAGGATATGCTGGTGGCGTTTACGTACGACCACGTGACGGGTCTGGTGACGGACAGCGTCAACGGAGCGCTTGAGGTTCCGGACGAACCCGCACAGACGGCAGTGGTGATCCCGACGATGGTCAATGTTCCCGGGACGATCCAGCCGCAGTTAGGATGCCCTGGCGAGTGGCAGCCGGAATGCGAAGCCAGCGCGCTGACGTATGTCGAGGCGTTCGGGATCTTCGAGCGCACGCATCAGATCACGGCCGGCAGCTACGAATACAAGGTGGCAATCGATGGCGGCTGGGGTGAGAACTACGGCGGTACGGCCGATGCGGGCGGCGCAAATATCGCGCTGAACCTGTCAGAAGATACGGCAGTTACGTTTATCTATTCGCCTGAGACGCACTGGATTATGGACGATGTGCGGCATCAGATCGTGACGGCGCCGGGGAGCTACCAGGACGAACTGGGCTGCCCGAGCGACTGGGCGGCGGATTGTATGCTGTCGTGGCTGCAGGACGTGGATGGCGACGGCATTTACAGCTTGTCGACGAACGCCCTGCCGGCCGGGGATTACGAGGCACAGGCTGCGGTCGGGCGCGCAGTCGGCGAGGGCGCCGAAAAGATCAATTTCAACGTACCGGCGGACGGCGAGACGATCAGCTTCACGTACGACTCTGGCCTGGGCGTGATGGTGATTTCGGCGGGCGGCGCCAGTATCTCCGCCGGGAACCTGAAGGAACGCCGGGCGCACTGGGTATCTGCGGACACGATCGCGTGGGATGTTGAGGCCGATAGCGACCTGAGCTATAAGCTGCTCTACAGCCCAGACGCAGAGATCGAACTGACGCTATTTGGACTCGGCGGCAACTTCGAGATGTACGATCTGAGCGTGAGCGCAGCAGGACTGCCGGAAAGCGCGGCGGCCAAGTTCCCGCACCTGGCGAGTTACTCGGCGTTTACGTTGGGCGCGGACGCGCTGGCGGAAACGGCGGACATCCTGCGCGGGCAGTTTGCGATTGCGGTGTTCAACGGCGACGCACTGGCCGACATCAGCGGACTGCAAATCGCCGGTGTGCTGGATGACCTGTACACATACGACGGACCGCTTGGGGTGACTTTCGCAGATGGCGTGCCGACGCTCACGGTCTGGGCACCGACGGCACAGACGGTTTCCCTGAACCTGTTCACGGATGCGTCGGCAGGCACGGAACCATCGGTAGTCGAGATGGCGCGTGACGATGTGTCAGGCACCTGGAGCGTGACGGGCGAGGCCGGGTGGACCGGGCAGTACTATACTTACAATGTTCGGGTGTTCGCGCCCAGCGAGATGGCAATGGTCGACAATCAGGTTACGGACCCGTACTCGGTCAACCTGTCGCAAAACAGCCGGCATAGCCAGATCGTGGACCTGAACAGCGCCGAACTGATGCCAGATGGGTGGCTGACGCTGGAAAAGCCGGAGTACGGCGATGCGTTCGAGGACATCACGGTTTACGAACTGCATATCCGCGACTTCAGCGTGTTTGACGAGAGCGTGCCGCAAGACCTGCGCGGCACCTACGGCGCGTTCACGGTCAGCGACAGCAACGGGATGCTGCACCTCGGCGCGTTGGCGGACGCGGGACTGACGCACCTGCAACTGCTGCCCAGCTTTGACCTGGCCACGATCAACGAGAACCGCGCGCGGCACTTCGAACCGGACACCGCGCTGCTGGCCTCACTGCCGGCGGACAGTGACCAACAGCAGGCGGAATTGGAGCCGATCCGCGATCTGGACGGCTTCAACTGGGGCTATGATCCCTACCACTACATGACGCCGGAAGGCAGCTACGCGAGCAGCGCGAACGGAACGGCGCGGATAGTCGAATACCGCGCGATGGTACAGGCCATCAACCGGGCCGGGCTGCGGGTCGTGCAGGATGTGGTGTTCAACCACACCAATTCGAGCGGACAGGGGACGCGCAGCGTACTGGACAAAGTGGTGCCCGGCTATTACCACCGGCTGGATGCGTCGGGCAATGTGACACGATCGACGTGCTGCGAGAATACGGCGACCGAACACGCTATGATGCGGCGGCTGATGGTCGATACGATCGTGCTGAATGCCGTGCAGTACAAGATTGACGGGTTCCGGTTCGATCTGATGGGACATCATATGCTGGCCGATATGGTGGCCGTGCGTGAGGCGCTGGACAGCCTGACGATTGAGAAGGACGGCGTGGACGGTTCACAGGTTTATATCTACGGCGAAGGCTGGAATTTTGGTGAAGTCGCCGACAACGTACGCGGCGTAAATGCGACTCAGCTCAATATCGGCGGAACCGGTATTGGTGTATTTAACGACCGCCTGCGCGACGCGGTACGCGGCGGCAGCCCGTTTGGCGACCGCGACCTGCAGGGGCTGGGCAACGGCATCTATACCGACCCGAACGGCATCAACGACCTGAACGCCGATCTTGAGCGCGCGCTGCTGTTCGCAGACCGCGTGAAGGTCGGGCTGGCGGGGAACCTGCGCGACTTCAGGTTTGTCGCTGGCACGGGCGAGGAAGTGACCGGAGCAGACATCGACTATAACGGTGCGCCGGCGGGGTATACGCTGGACCCGCAGGAGAACATCGTGTATGTCGATAAGCACGACAACGAAACGCTGTTCGACAATATGCTGTACCGGCTCGCTCCGGGGACAACAATGGACGAGATCGTCCGGATGCAAATCCTGAGCCAGAGCTTTACGCTGTACGCGCAGGGTGTCCCGTTCATGCAGGCGGGGAGCGATATCCTGCGCAGCAAGTCGATGGACCGCAACAGCTATAACAGCGGCGACTGGTTCAACCGAATCGACTGGACGTACCAGAGCAATAACTTCGGCGTAGGGCTGCCGCCGTCGGGCGATAACAGCTCGCAGTGGGACGTGATGCGGCCGATCCTCAACAATCCGGAATACCGGCCGGGCAGCGAGGATATCATCCTGAATATGCTGGCCTTCCGTGAAATGCTGCAGGTGCGCTACAGCTCACCGCTGTTTCGGCTGCACAGCGCCGAGGAGATTCAGGCGCGAGTGTCGTTCCCGAATTCCGGACCGGAGCAGATTCCGGGCGTGGTGGTGATGCGGCTTTCGGATATGGTGGGCGAGAACCTGGATCCGGCGTATGCGCAGATCGTAGTGGTTTTCAACGGCGGCGACGAAGCGCACAGCTTTACGGATTCGAGCCTGGCGGGAAGCGCCTTCGTCCTGCATCCGACGCTGCAGGCCAGCGTAGACGCGGTGGTGAGCACGGCGACCTACGATGCGGCAAGCGGGACGTTCAGCGTGCCGGCGCTGACGGCGGCGGTGTTCGTCCTGCCGGAGTAG
- a CDS encoding response regulator, whose protein sequence is MIHLLVVDDTGSQYVLIRHQLSALMRDVEFSYARNTQEALKLVNSKTFDVMLVDYSLGDESGIALIRDLHERKIDTPMILMTGHGNREVDLQAMESGAVDYIDKGELRAATLERSVRYALRYYDSLRKVRDSESQLLRVLSTTPIGVFIAVDEQLVFSNTTLWQITGFEEAELPDIPFATLFGTPTEAILKKLNETFEPIRLETEFATRGGERRWFEIVCSHIDYAGLDGVLGAVSDITERKRAAKIEHEQRVLAEALLDASAAINSTLEIDQVLNRILEAARNVITHDIATITLDEEGHTRVVSYVGTEHEREFRMSSMTIDETPELAWMSANRKSLLVADLNNATISPMAKESGLRSYLGTPLVAANSVIGFINLFSVKPEHFTVDHAQRLELFALQAVAAIRNAQDHERAQERAAAEERERLARDLHDAVSQTLFSANVMAESLKRMDLDRPALDRGLDKLAKMTKGALAEMRTLLLELRTNALVETDFGMLLNQLVRTVQSRTETQIQLRIQPDKVVLPPDVQIGLYRMTQEALNNIVKHSKATHAIISVINDASKTEVRVEDDGQGFDMAAVSGDHMGLAIMKERARKVDIECRIASVPGRGTRLSFLYPKGAQNE, encoded by the coding sequence TTGATACATCTCCTTGTTGTTGACGACACCGGATCCCAGTATGTCCTGATCCGGCATCAGCTGAGTGCCCTGATGCGCGATGTCGAGTTCAGCTACGCCCGTAATACACAAGAAGCGCTCAAACTGGTGAATTCGAAGACCTTCGACGTCATGCTGGTGGATTACAGCCTGGGCGACGAGAGCGGAATCGCGCTGATCCGCGACCTTCACGAACGCAAGATCGACACGCCGATGATTCTGATGACGGGGCACGGCAACCGCGAGGTCGATCTGCAGGCGATGGAGAGCGGCGCGGTCGATTACATCGACAAGGGAGAACTGCGCGCGGCGACGCTGGAACGTTCGGTACGGTACGCGCTGCGGTATTACGACAGCCTGCGGAAAGTGCGCGACAGCGAATCTCAGCTGCTGCGGGTGCTGAGTACGACGCCGATCGGTGTATTCATCGCAGTCGACGAACAGCTGGTGTTTTCGAATACGACGCTGTGGCAGATCACGGGCTTTGAGGAAGCCGAACTGCCCGATATCCCATTCGCAACGCTGTTCGGGACGCCGACCGAGGCTATCCTGAAGAAGCTGAACGAAACGTTCGAGCCGATTCGCCTGGAGACGGAGTTCGCGACGCGCGGGGGCGAACGGCGTTGGTTTGAGATCGTGTGTTCACATATCGATTATGCCGGCCTCGACGGGGTGCTGGGCGCGGTGAGCGACATCACCGAACGCAAGCGCGCGGCGAAGATCGAACATGAGCAGCGCGTGCTGGCCGAAGCGCTACTGGACGCATCGGCGGCGATCAACAGTACGCTGGAAATTGACCAGGTGTTGAACCGGATTCTGGAAGCGGCGCGGAACGTCATCACGCACGATATTGCGACCATCACGCTCGATGAAGAAGGGCACACGCGGGTGGTCAGCTACGTCGGGACCGAGCATGAGCGCGAGTTCCGGATGTCAAGCATGACGATCGACGAAACGCCGGAGCTGGCGTGGATGAGCGCGAACCGCAAATCGCTGCTGGTGGCCGACCTGAACAATGCCACGATTTCACCGATGGCGAAGGAGAGTGGACTGCGGTCGTATCTGGGGACGCCGCTGGTGGCGGCGAATTCCGTGATCGGATTCATTAATCTCTTTAGCGTGAAGCCGGAACACTTTACGGTCGACCATGCCCAACGGCTGGAACTGTTCGCGCTGCAGGCTGTTGCCGCGATCCGAAACGCGCAGGACCACGAGCGTGCCCAGGAACGGGCTGCCGCCGAAGAACGGGAACGGCTGGCGCGCGACCTGCATGATGCCGTGAGCCAGACGCTGTTCTCGGCAAACGTGATGGCGGAGAGCCTCAAGCGGATGGATCTGGACCGCCCTGCACTCGATCGCGGGCTGGACAAACTGGCGAAAATGACCAAAGGCGCGCTCGCGGAGATGCGGACGCTGCTGCTTGAACTGCGGACGAATGCGCTGGTCGAGACGGACTTCGGGATGCTGCTCAACCAACTGGTCCGGACGGTTCAGAGCCGGACCGAGACGCAAATTCAACTGCGGATACAGCCTGACAAAGTTGTGCTGCCGCCCGACGTGCAGATTGGCTTGTACCGGATGACTCAGGAAGCTCTCAACAATATCGTGAAGCACTCTAAGGCGACTCACGCCATCATCAGCGTCATCAATGATGCCAGCAAGACTGAGGTGCGCGTCGAAGACGATGGGCAAGGTTTTGACATGGCAGCGGTGTCAGGCGACCACATGGGGCTGGCGATTATGAAGGAACGGGCGCGTAAGGTTGACATCGAGTGCAGGATCGCCAGCGTGCCGGGACGCGGGACACGGTTGAGCTTCCTTTACCCCAAGGGCGCCCAGAATGAGTGA
- a CDS encoding response regulator transcription factor, with protein sequence MIVDDHSVIRQGFSIFLQAFADLESVGEAANGKEAVRLVKELNPDVILMDVMMPEMNGIEATRQITKERPSTRIIMLTSFSDDKKLVKDALQAGALSYLFKDTSIDELADAIRKTYAGERVLAPDATQMLIQMVTEPPGPKFSFTPREMEVLDMLRLGLSNKEIAERLTVSRATVKFHISSIFSKLGANSRTQAVSIAHKAGIFD encoded by the coding sequence ATGATCGTAGATGATCACAGCGTCATCCGGCAGGGGTTCTCGATCTTTCTGCAGGCGTTCGCGGACCTGGAGTCGGTGGGAGAAGCAGCCAACGGCAAGGAAGCGGTCAGGCTGGTCAAGGAACTCAACCCTGACGTGATTCTGATGGACGTCATGATGCCGGAGATGAATGGCATCGAGGCAACGCGCCAGATCACCAAGGAACGACCGAGTACGCGGATCATCATGCTGACGAGCTTCAGCGACGACAAGAAACTGGTCAAGGATGCGCTGCAGGCCGGGGCGCTCAGCTACCTTTTCAAGGATACGTCGATCGACGAACTGGCCGACGCGATCCGCAAGACGTACGCGGGAGAGCGGGTGCTGGCGCCGGACGCAACACAGATGCTGATCCAGATGGTGACAGAGCCACCCGGCCCGAAGTTCAGCTTCACGCCGCGCGAGATGGAAGTCCTGGATATGCTGCGGCTCGGGCTGAGCAACAAGGAAATCGCGGAGCGGCTGACGGTTTCACGGGCGACCGTCAAGTTTCACATCAGCAGCATCTTCAGCAAGCTGGGAGCGAACAGCCGGACGCAAGCGGTGTCGATTGCGCATAAGGCCGGTATATTCGACTGA
- a CDS encoding FecR domain-containing protein yields MMKRILALLFPLILLLTSFAANGQSELAATLEVLAPGVTVQRFNTANPIAITVEAIVGVGDVIRTDGTGRARITFFADGTDTELLSNTEYRITEFTGDDSAFNLTVEVILGQTIQRLQRILDSNSSYKILTPGMELAARGTVFAVRVEGDGRAAMLVSEGLVQASKEGANADVPPEFGIRSAVDTPLSDVVKAKTFDELDAALDGCTASIETVDDTRLNVRVGPSTSAPRAGTVAASEITLVYGEVAAAGWYRIAFRGGFGWILASQLKIIGECAGLRGFDAAHLEDPALYEFVGDPLEIEMSPTTVPEDEETEDESETGETSPNRLP; encoded by the coding sequence ATGATGAAACGAATTCTCGCTTTGTTGTTTCCCCTTATACTGCTGCTGACATCATTTGCGGCCAACGGGCAGTCCGAGCTGGCCGCGACCCTTGAAGTGCTGGCGCCGGGCGTGACGGTGCAGCGGTTTAATACGGCGAACCCGATTGCGATCACGGTCGAGGCCATTGTCGGTGTGGGTGATGTGATACGGACGGATGGGACGGGCCGCGCGCGGATCACGTTCTTCGCAGACGGGACAGACACCGAACTGCTGTCCAATACCGAGTACCGCATCACAGAATTTACGGGGGATGACAGCGCGTTCAACCTCACGGTAGAGGTGATCCTGGGACAGACGATCCAGCGGCTCCAGCGCATCCTCGATTCGAATTCGTCGTACAAGATCCTGACGCCCGGCATGGAACTAGCTGCGCGGGGGACAGTTTTCGCCGTGCGTGTGGAAGGCGACGGGCGGGCGGCGATGCTGGTGAGCGAAGGGCTGGTGCAGGCGTCCAAAGAAGGGGCGAACGCGGATGTTCCGCCGGAATTTGGTATCCGGTCGGCGGTGGACACCCCGTTGAGCGATGTGGTGAAGGCCAAGACATTCGATGAACTGGACGCGGCGCTGGATGGCTGTACGGCCAGCATCGAAACGGTGGACGATACGCGGCTGAACGTTCGTGTCGGGCCATCGACAAGCGCGCCCCGCGCGGGGACCGTGGCCGCCAGCGAGATTACGCTGGTATATGGCGAAGTTGCAGCGGCAGGCTGGTACCGGATCGCGTTCCGCGGCGGCTTCGGCTGGATCCTCGCGTCGCAGCTTAAGATCATTGGCGAGTGCGCAGGTCTCCGTGGTTTCGATGCCGCTCACCTGGAGGACCCCGCGCTTTACGAGTTCGTCGGCGATCCGCTTGAGATCGAGATGAGTCCAACTACCGTACCCGAGGACGAAGAGACCGAGGATGAGTCAGAAACCGGCGAGACCAGCCCTAACCGGCTGCCATGA
- a CDS encoding CHASE2 domain-containing protein, translating to MTAGRVLDRIVAGLIVGLICAALLIASVNTGFFAQAQLRATNNYYVPLETSGEIVIVALDDMSLGAYGRSPTVWSRALYADLIQRLAAARARVVAFDIIFSESEPEDGAVAESMRDARSSDSRTRFVMAAAGVEALPNRSALMEYPKGIALNDVLQPNSTLRNALDYIGYVNTFPDVDSAIRRQTSVIDYNGALEFSFPLTVYLAYLRIPAEAAGQVVVQNEDGLFVTPQRQLNVDDFGLWMNNYFGPPAQGNTGKFPMYSFKSILDGAVDPAVFEDKIVLVGLANSTGAIDRYLVPSSDTGLLMAGVEIHANAVETLLQGNALTPQAYPGTVVMIVLAAGLIGLGSAGLIWYAKLVLWAAAIVGSIVAASFIFSQYRIVVNALYMWLSLSLPVLVLIGLEVSLEISKRVRSEFLLQSISEMEQQRLLLDRIWALIASDVREIAPRAHGAIYTREGDAIRPVQLIGSGEGDAQLQRLAERVIRRPEVVVERPYCVYPIVWQDTVHGAIAVALPGISFRQRHVIRDFSRRIAPGVANALLYEEVRRQNAVQATIFTNIPAAIAVLDDKLTTNQWNAVFKEIVQQERARGDFLEALTWQGIAPKALDEIRTEFQTKEVVRREIALGSRTFALVASPLTGLQSWVVILSDVTQLVELNRLKTQMIRMASHDLKNPLSRVVGFADLILMDDDIPQQKREFVEHIMMSADEMLQIISDILDLEQLRSGVPSKETIDFVRLCREVSARHKPDFAGKEQAFEVVLPDVPVVIQGSYLHLSQAVSNLLSNASKYTPRSGHISLKLSSEGGKLRLDVQDDGIGISESGQAKLFSEFYRVKTKSTEGIPGAGLGLSLVKSVVEMHDGRVSVRSVEGQGSTFSIELPVMTE from the coding sequence ATGACTGCAGGCAGAGTACTTGACCGGATCGTGGCGGGACTGATTGTTGGCCTGATCTGTGCCGCGCTGCTGATCGCGAGCGTGAATACGGGTTTTTTCGCTCAGGCACAGCTGCGGGCGACAAACAACTACTATGTACCGCTGGAAACATCCGGCGAAATCGTAATTGTCGCGCTGGATGATATGAGCCTGGGAGCCTACGGACGTTCCCCGACGGTGTGGTCGCGCGCGCTATATGCCGACCTGATCCAACGGCTGGCGGCTGCGCGCGCACGGGTGGTTGCGTTCGACATTATCTTCAGCGAGTCTGAGCCGGAAGATGGCGCGGTGGCGGAGTCGATGCGTGACGCGCGCAGCAGCGACAGCCGCACGCGATTCGTGATGGCCGCTGCGGGCGTCGAAGCCCTGCCTAACCGCTCAGCGCTGATGGAATATCCGAAGGGGATCGCGCTGAACGACGTGCTGCAGCCGAACTCCACGCTGCGCAACGCGCTCGACTACATCGGATATGTCAATACGTTCCCGGATGTGGACAGCGCGATACGCCGGCAGACGTCTGTCATCGATTACAACGGCGCGCTGGAGTTTTCGTTTCCGCTGACGGTTTACCTGGCGTATCTGCGTATCCCTGCTGAGGCGGCAGGGCAGGTCGTGGTGCAGAACGAAGACGGGTTGTTTGTCACACCCCAGCGTCAACTAAACGTCGATGACTTTGGCCTGTGGATGAACAACTACTTCGGCCCGCCGGCGCAGGGAAACACGGGCAAGTTCCCGATGTATTCTTTCAAGAGCATCCTGGACGGCGCGGTCGACCCGGCGGTGTTCGAGGACAAGATCGTGCTGGTCGGGCTGGCGAATTCGACCGGCGCAATCGACCGGTATCTGGTGCCGTCGTCGGATACCGGCCTGCTGATGGCGGGCGTGGAAATCCACGCCAACGCGGTCGAGACACTGCTGCAAGGCAACGCACTGACCCCGCAGGCCTACCCGGGAACGGTGGTCATGATTGTGCTGGCCGCCGGGCTTATCGGATTGGGCAGCGCGGGACTGATCTGGTACGCGAAACTGGTCCTGTGGGCGGCCGCAATTGTGGGATCGATCGTGGCGGCATCATTCATCTTCAGCCAATACCGGATTGTGGTGAATGCGCTGTACATGTGGCTGTCGCTCTCGCTGCCGGTCCTGGTCTTGATCGGGCTGGAGGTGTCGCTTGAGATCAGCAAGCGGGTCCGGTCGGAATTTCTCCTGCAGAGTATTTCAGAAATGGAGCAGCAGCGACTGCTGCTCGACCGAATCTGGGCACTGATCGCGTCGGACGTGCGGGAGATCGCGCCCCGCGCGCACGGCGCGATCTATACGAGAGAGGGCGATGCGATCCGGCCTGTTCAGCTGATTGGTTCCGGCGAGGGCGATGCGCAGTTGCAGAGGCTGGCGGAGCGTGTCATCAGGCGGCCGGAAGTGGTCGTGGAACGCCCGTACTGCGTCTACCCCATTGTCTGGCAGGACACGGTGCATGGGGCGATTGCGGTCGCGCTGCCGGGAATCAGCTTCCGCCAACGTCATGTGATCCGGGACTTTTCCAGGCGGATTGCGCCTGGCGTAGCGAACGCGCTGTTGTACGAGGAAGTCCGGCGCCAGAATGCAGTTCAGGCCACGATCTTCACGAATATACCCGCGGCGATTGCCGTGCTGGACGACAAACTCACTACGAATCAATGGAACGCGGTGTTCAAAGAGATCGTACAGCAGGAGCGGGCGCGGGGGGATTTTCTGGAGGCGCTTACCTGGCAGGGGATCGCACCGAAAGCGCTGGACGAGATCAGGACCGAGTTCCAGACCAAAGAAGTGGTGAGGCGTGAAATCGCGCTGGGGTCGCGAACCTTTGCGCTTGTCGCATCACCGCTTACAGGCCTCCAATCGTGGGTGGTGATCCTGTCTGACGTCACGCAGCTGGTCGAACTGAACCGGCTCAAGACGCAGATGATCCGGATGGCATCACATGACCTGAAAAATCCGCTTTCACGCGTGGTCGGGTTCGCTGACCTGATCCTGATGGATGACGATATCCCGCAGCAGAAGCGCGAGTTTGTCGAGCATATCATGATGTCGGCGGACGAGATGCTGCAGATCATCAGCGACATCCTGGATCTGGAGCAGCTGCGGAGCGGAGTCCCGAGCAAGGAAACGATCGACTTTGTGCGCCTCTGCCGTGAAGTGAGCGCGAGGCACAAGCCCGACTTTGCAGGTAAAGAGCAGGCGTTTGAGGTAGTGCTTCCAGACGTGCCAGTGGTCATTCAGGGCAGCTACCTGCACCTGTCACAAGCGGTCTCCAACCTGTTGAGCAATGCGTCGAAGTACACGCCGCGGTCCGGGCATATCTCGCTGAAACTGAGCAGCGAAGGCGGAAAGCTGCGGCTCGACGTCCAGGACGACGGTATCGGCATCTCGGAAAGCGGGCAGGCGAAGTTGTTCAGCGAGTTCTACCGCGTCAAGACCAAGTCTACTGAAGGTATTCCGGGTGCCGGCCTTGGACTGAGTCTGGTAAAGTCGGTGGTCGAAATGCACGACGGACGGGTTTCCGTCCGCAGTGTCGAAGGCCAGGGCAGTACGTTTAGCATCGAACTACCGGTGATGACAGAATGA